The genome window ATGAATTTGGGATCTCCTCCATAGAGGGTTTCATTGGAATCCACTGCAACAAGAACACACATGCTTACAGTTCCACTTCAATGCCAGAAAGACCTTAAGCTGTTGTGTttattaagcccctttcacactgcacgtcggacttAGGTCGCCttatgtgtgaaagcaaacacgtcccgggattgattccggcattgaacctgggtcggggacctagtaacattgccgggttcaatcccgggacgagcgctgtgtgaacaaaagccagatctaatgccgtgtcgaagtgatgatgctcgttatcgcgcgactcttttaccggctgttttgaaggaagatcaacatttgcGACAAAAGAATATGTGAAAAccgtaatgaagcagagatcagttagttcctcactttccgcgctggagccgagatcgttcgccagcttcagtgaaagtataatgtgcctgacgttttcaactcgtacattacacgtcactccctgatgtcacgtgtcgtttacgggatctttacgggttgtgtgtgaaagcacgcacatatcccgggtaatcactggcagtgtgaaagtgcaaaatctagcgacccgggaacaattgccggaaaaccttacccgtgtatttgccgaaatcgcagtgtgaaagaggCTTTAGAGAACATGTCTGTATTTATTCACTGCGGTACCTTTAGGAATGGTGTAGAGATAGCTTTCTTGGCTCATTGCTGCTAGTAATGGTAAAGCGCTGATGTAGACGCGGATCTTAGCATCACTGTTGTCCTCCCAGGTGTAGTCCTGCACCATATTCAACAGCCCTCGCACCAGATACAGCACACCCTGCTCCGGATGATCCTACGAGACCAAGTCAACCATCGCACTTAGAGAGATGAGGATAAAGCACTcttgcaaatatttatttatgcattaccGGCACTACGAGCAGCGTGGAGAAGAAGTTGTTGATGAATTCGAGGAGGAAGGGCTCAGATGAGCGCTGTTTACCCTCAATGCTGATGGTTCGTGGGACTTCTGGCAGAAGACTGACTGCTGCCTTCAGAAACGCATCCGCTGAAAAATGGACACAAGTTTTTACATTCAATATCAAATCTTCCAAACTCAGCTGATCATGGCAGAGACTGCTCTTCACACTGATCTGAAGTCAGTTTTGAACGCAAATGTCTGAAAGTTTGAAATCTTTAGGATCTTTTGAAAGAACTCatcgaggctgcatttatctgatcaacagtaaaaaaaatagtaatactgtgaaatattgtttatatattaatacagttTCAAACATGAGCCTCCGGAAATCATCATAAttggctgatttggtgctcaagaaacatttcttattattagcaatgttgaaatgttttttttttttttttttgcttaatattttgtagtATCAATCTTTCAAAAGTTtcaagaaattttattttttaagaaatgaataggTTTATTCAGTACAGacaaaattaaattgatcaaccaTTACTgtaaagacttctattttaaataaatgtggtacttttgaactttctattcgtcAAAGATAatttatcactgtttccacaaaaatattccgCAGCAAAGAATAGTTTAcggagcaccaaatcaacatattaaaataatttctgatagatcatgaagactggagtaatggctgccgaAAATTAATCTtttctatcacaggaataaatgactttttatttgacaatattaatgtttctactgtatttttaatcaaataaacgcagccttgttgagcatatgAGACTTCTTTATAAAATCTTAAAGAtgccaaacctttgaacagtagtgtgttttAATTATCATTCTCCATGAGAGGCTGGAAGAAGGATGTACAAGAGCATCTTCAGTCTGAGGGAGGCTGTAGCACTCACCCTGGGACAGACACTGGTTGGCCAGCGCTACCTCTCCAGAGAGCAGATAGAGGTTGAGACGGTTGAAGATACTGGTGAGGGACGGAATGGTGATGAAACTGTAGGCAGCACACGCCTGCAAATAAACAACAGGCAGCAAAAACTTAATCATGGAATAAAATGGGATAATGAAGAGATCCAACATTATTAGGGAGAATGTATGTACACATATACATGTTATGAGGCACCCAAACAggaaataattatgtaaaatctgaatacataaatgtaatatgtaaatctCAATATATGAACTTAAAATGTGAATATACACCATGAATATATAGAtacaaatctgaatatatagaagaACTGCATGTAtacatgtaaatctgaatataCAGTTATagccatgaataaataaatgtatatatatatatatatatatatcccttgtgcattgttcaaattcactaccctttcgttatgttcggggtgaaaacatcaactcaattaaactgctgtaaaaatgtatcagattcattttttttttttttgcataaatctgttatttatgctattatactccatataatttgctattatactccatataactccatatacaagccagaaactaagccttttttttgcacaggcctatctaaagggttaatggtcccacctagtgatcaactgtaaaaataaaaaattttacctcttcccaaaagggaaaaccacaaacaatcaagaatgcatgattatatggtgtcatggctttgcaatcaaaaaatgtcgttataatggaagtcaatggggcaaaaacagccaccaacaactaattagggagaaaacatttaaatctaatgctgcacaaaaactaacaatgcatcaaagccaattttgttactaatctttgacatgcccaagactttgataaaaggtaaaaaaaaatatccagtccacaatcactttttatattgaaaatatgtaattttgtgggGGGGgttttcccaaatcagtgacatcatttatgaatttgttaattaaaaaatttggcattttttttaaacatttggtagttttgatcaggactgaggttgattaattgagttatgcaaaaaaaaaatgaaaaaatatttatctggtacatttttacagcaggttaatttagtggatgttttcatccacgaacaactcgaaagggtagtgaatttgcccacagtgtactgttgagtttttgaaaaaattcaaagcattttcccaaaatatgggtcaaaataagatttgtcaccaaaaatcattccagtagctcaaacacagagaaagttgtggccaaaataagactcaactttaccccctagtggacaaaaacgtccccaacaacgcataaggcgcatatatatatatatatatatatatatatatatacacacacacacatacatacatacacatctgaatatataaatgtaaatctgaatatatgtaaatgtaaatctgaatatatataaaagtaaatctgaatatacCACAAATATACACAAATctcaatatataaatgtaaatctgaaaatACAGTTATATCCAAGAATACAGATACAAAcctgaaaatatataattattctctgaatatataaatgtaaaactgaaTATACAGAGACATGCATTcagatgtattttatatattcagatttacttatatttttttttcaggtttgtaTCTGTATTCTTGGATATAACTGTattttcagatttacatttatatattcagattttagataattatttcctgtttggcacctcataaatgtatatatatatatatatatatatatatatatatatatatataaatctatatatatatatataaatgtatatatatatatatatatatatatatatatatatatatatatatatatatatatatatatatatatatatatatacacacttttttttttttacaattcaaaaatacaatttagCAAATGTTCCTCATAGGATTTAACCATTAAAATTCTGTAAAGGTATAGAGAGAATAAAACGAACCCTGACAAAAGCAGCCGTTTTTCGTGAGTGATTGCCTTTCATTACGCATCTGGTCTCCATTGCTAACTGATTCACAGTCTGTATAAGAAACAATCATATCATCATCAGACATTTCACCAGCACTCCATTAGTCTTACATAAGACTTAACAACATGTAGGTTCAATCTGTTTACTAGATTAAGACACAGGACTGACAGTAGAGGACTGAATCTGAAAAAACGTGTTTTAATAAAGCCCTCTATCAGGACCCTGTCAGGACCCACAGATATCATGAGCGCATGAGATGCAGGCTGCTAAGTGACCTTGATGGAAGAGATACATTTACTACAAAAACATTATAGTACTGTACATGGATGTAAACACATACACTgacatgaaaatacagatgtttgcAGATAACAAAAACTCACTCACATTGTGAGGTATTTGTATAATACAGGTTTTCCCAAACTGGAgtttgtgagttgatgaaaagctaataatttattacatactgaaaatggggaaaataaaaaattaaataaacacctTTTAGATAtcttatttgtttacctgcatgtcatgtaacCTTTATCCAACATCAGATAACCATGATCatgcaaatgttgttgttttttttctaattactgaaatgttaaattattctCAGGGGGCACTTCAAGCGCGTAgaaaagtttgggaatccctgatataaatagggatgggtatcgttaaggttttaatggTTACCCTTCTCggaaacactttagaatactgtttcttacttactacataactaataaggaattattgaagaactaacaggtgattattcattaacacttaactcactactgttaactattaaggaaaatgtgttaatttatcagtatgtaatataattttatgattatgttaagtaacagttagctaatcaataactaatgtattgtgtcatacctcctgaagaactactattaattatctactagttaaggttcaagaaaaataactatgaaataactactaatgaacagttatacacaaataatcactataataatcaggctgtgtcccacaagtacttgagtaaaagtacagattccccaataaaatattactccagtaaaattataagtaggcctattcattttcacaattacttgagtaaaaggacaagtataaagtactactacagtagcaactttgttacagcccacttattagcctataatggaaatgaaatatggattttgtttgcttctaaatgtttaacttttgattatgaaatgtttgttcaattagttaaaatgtgggcagtatacatgttaaaatggaataaaatatgctgtattaagaaatgttctcatctgaaataaacagattttagtcaaaatgatgtagtttattattatttactaataggttcactttagaattctgttctaagtcctgcaaaattatctgataaatctttattaattactaatgggttccctattttttcactttagaatactgtttcagattctaagtattTCCTTcagaattatctgataattctttattaattactaatgggttcccaatatttttACTTTAGAATAGGCTTAAAGTTTCAGGTTCAAAAtgagtcctgcagaattatttgataattaattattaattactaatgggttccctatgttttcactttagaatactgtttcagattctaagtaattcttgaagaattatctaataattctttattaattacaaattggatacctgtattttcacttttcctcaGGCTTTGCCTTGCATAAAGAAATTGAATTAATGgtaatgtggtatatgctgatgaggcacacatacagtactgtatataaaatataaaaactaaggtaagttatcacaaggcactggagtcatggtggggttcctataggaagctgatttcttacaaaacacactcacaaaacaattcactACGCAGGCAAtacctctataaaatgtattgcatttattaatattgcattttcatacaactactactactgctaataacATTTATGTGAAAGGGacacaattcaatgtaattgcgtataactgttcattagtagttacttcatagttatttttcttgaaccctaactagtagataattaatagtagttcttcaggaggtatgacacaatacattagttattgattagctaactgttacttaacataatcataaaattatattacatactgattaattaacacattttccttaatagttaacagtagtgagttaagtgttaataaataatcacctgttagttcttcaagaattccttattagttatgtagtaagtaagaaacagtattctaaagtgttacctactaCTCTTACTGATAcagcttaacggtccggtactttaacggtattcttatcgaaaacgacgaaaacaccgaagaagcttaaggttttaccccatttactctcaaatacattcatgccaagctcgataaacagagacgactttggtagttgatacgctggagcttcttcttcctgttatagcagtgatcctcaaatctggctcgcgagtttcatgcagagtttagcgcagactccaattaaacacacctgcctgtgatttactaatgatcctaaagacactgattagcaaactcatgcgtgtttgattagggttagagctaaacttcccaggaaagtggatctcgcaagccagatttgaggatcactgtgttatagcgtcctgtgtttcacactgcgcatgcgcagaacgcctacatgcaatgcagcgaaaattacagctgtttggaaaagcatatgcatttttacttggttttactggcacttgaagccttcagaacgtgaaaatatcgatcctaaagtattgtggcagagcaaatgaacacctcccaaaaacaagagtgcccagagtgctgcttatgtgattgtggcgcatgtttgtgtttctgagttcattctttcgagtttctctatgcataatttcatagatatgtggctatatttaaccactggttcacctaaaactcttacactatctgtagttaaagggcatggtttgatatagtgctcaggcaaatttgatctaagtaaatgttaaacttttgaaattcagaaaaaaagaaccacatattgatgaatcaatacatgaaaattatgtatctgtgtcctgttatttatcttttggtatgcatttcagaaaaaaaatggttaggattcaggtgtagttgcaaatagtgattaatcatgattaatccactgaaaattctgattaatttgattaaaaattttaatcatttgacagccctagcaaaaatatatagtaaattaatttttttccctccagtaccaaaaaaaacaaacgtaTAGCATCAGATCTTACTGATGCTAcgttctttcataatttagccccggggccagtttaataccgggtttcggcaCACATCCCTAGATATAAAACCAAAACTCATCCATTAAAACACAGGGTGCTCACGTGAATCAGGTGAATGATGACAGGTTCTAGATTACAGAAAGTTGCTCTGGCTTCCACACAGAAACTCAGCTGCTGCTCAAAGTCCCTCCCAAACGACACCTgatgtagagagagagaaaaataaaaaaagattctgtGAAACTCTAGGTTATGTTGTAGTTGCTGACTCTGACCATACCAGTTTACAGTTTAAATGATATGTCACCATTTAGTTTTGGCATtatagtaattttttaaaattttgtaaaattttaaagGTTAAATATTGCAAAGCTATCGATACATGGTCATTTTCATGAGATTAAACCAGATGGTCTGACTGTCCTGAAAAACATGATTCCATTTGTGTCAGCCGAGCTCTCGAAAGTGAACTACCTTTCAATTCATGCAAACAGCACGTTTTCTGAGAGCTCATTATCAGATGTATTTTTAAGATGGTGACTCACCATACGAATAAATCCAATAATCAGCAGAGACAGAGATCTTTTCTCATCATCTAGAGTTAGAGCACTTTAACACAAAGACCATATGCAAACACGTCAGCGTAACAATCCGCAATTTTAAAATGGTgagacagttaaaaaaaatagcccACTCACTTGACAGAGTCATGCATGGTCTTACAGATGTGCAGCAGTGCATTGAGAATGACTGGGTCTCTTGTTGCTTCCTGCTGGTGTCTAAACAGAAAATATAGAGAGAAACCTTTAACCTAGAACTAGAATGACCATCCTCTGTCTGGAATTTGAACACTTGTTTCTCTACACAGTTCTAATATCGAATAGTGAGCGACAAACGTACTTGATGAAGACCTCCATGATGGATTTACACACCTCCACCCTCACACTGTCTTTCTGGAACATGTCCAGAAAGGGCAAAAACTTCTCCTGCAATCATAGAAACATTATTTATCagcaaaaataaagcatttttatatgattatactatttttatattactaatgatattttcatttacagttagagtaaaattatttatttggggCAAAATATGAAGGAATTTGGGCTAAATTGGCCCAATAGTATGTCAAAGTTACATGTGATTTGCTGAATGAACTGAAATTGAAAGATATTCAACACACAATGGGAGAACTACATTAGTCAAATTCTAGTATTCTGGTTGGGTCTGGTTTTTCTCTAAACCAAGTTTAgtactgtcaaaataaaataaaataaaaatcaccaaACGATTTTAATTTAGCCATaacaccataaaaataaataaattatacgtATATAAATTAAATCCACATTTTAGTAGGTTTTAGTATACAGTATCAAACAAATGTTTGCCATATGTTGTGTTTATCACAACATGTTTATGGGTTATTCAAACAGGAACACCTAATGTATTCATCAAAACTACACTTCTAACTCTAAATTGACTTGcagttttaatcaaaacattactGTAATCCAAATTGAAATGGAAATGTTAATACATgaataataaatgtatgtattgtattaCATTCATATCACTGAACGTAAATAACAGCAAGTCTGTAGGATTCAAATTCAAGAGCTGAATTAGAATTCAAAAGGCAATCTGAATGGAGCACAGCCCTGCTAAAGGTCTGTTTCGGCTGTAGTCATACCATTGAGAAGAGCACAGAGAAGTCCTGGAAGTGGGGAAGGATCTTCTTTATCACCGACTGCAGCTAAAACACAGAGGAAGAGGGATGAATAGCGAGGACTTCATCGACACCTTCTCATATCAACTTGTGTACATGTTTCTTGCATACCTGTGGATATGCATCCTCGAAAGCTCTGTCTGGAGTCATGTGTTTGATGATGTCAGCAAGAACGGTGTTCACTTCCCGTTTCTACAGGGAACGAATTTGAAAGGATGTGTTAAAAATGGCAGAATTTCAAAAATGTCTGAGCTAAACAGAGCAGATCACTCACTGTGAAGTGACGGCAGGTAAACTCCACCCAGATCTCGGCACAGTTGATGTAATCCTGAGTTCAAGAACACACAGTACATTTTGTATTCAATTCATATTACATATTCTCTTTCTATACGGTGTGTTTTAAACCACTGAGAGACCACCAGAGGTGTTTACCCTTGGACTGCGCACTTTAGTGACGACCTTCCAAGCTTCGTTGAGTATGGAGAGTCTCTCGCTCTCTGGAGGGTCAGCACAGGACAGACTGCGACCCAGAGACGCAAACAACAGGTGCTGAAAAAAGACAATCAGGAATATAAACTGTGACACAGACACTGATATACACCAGACCTTTGGCCTGTCTGTAgatttatatgtgtgttttgtcACCTTGGGAAATCCAGCTTCATCACAGTCTTTGATCATGCCAATAAAGTCTGTCGCTCTCATTGCAACAAATTCTGCCCGGAATGCCCACATGACCGAGTTCAGCAGGAGAGCACTATgggaaaatgaatgaatattgcACATTCAATATCAAAtcaatattatagattttttcattttctgaagATGTTTGGCCATGCCAAAGTCATAACCACAATGCTAAGCTGTTCTGGGTGGGTTGCTTAATGGTCAGAAGAGCCCACCACTAAACTTATCTATGATAATCTCATCTCAATGGgattttttcacctttttttttttttggcttttttggCCAAAATTTGCAAGTTACTCTCTTTAACAAAACAGATTTGAGGCATCATTTCTGAGCAAAGCACAACCGATCCAGGAAGTACATGCTGTTATGAGCCAAAGTCATTTGTTGGTTGTTTCCATTCTGCCCTCTTGTGTtctctgtgcatgtttgtttcagGTGGGCGGTTCCTGGAGATAATTTTTTGGAGGCTGCGATTGGTTCTCCTCTTCACCTGATCCAGATGTAAGGACTGCCCCAAACACTCAATCGGGGCCATGATTGTGCCATCGCGTGTGACTCCACAGTTTGCTGTTTGCcttgttattgttgtttatttgaatttttgaGTGTCTTACCAGAGAGATAGTGTGTTGGTATATAAGGTTGCGATTGTGTTCTgtgataattatattatattgttttttctttgccTAAATTCTGTGATATTCCCGGTTAACTTGACCTAAGCCTGATTGACTAAGATTTTGGATTCTGATTGTAAATTGTTTGCTGttaacttgtatatatatatatatatatatatctatatatcttgtaaacattttgttaatCTTAGTTGTTGTTAAGTTGAGGGACGTAGGTGGTTAGAcgccattttattttgatatcacttttcacattgttttggGTTTAGGGAGTCAGGTAAGTTgaatctgtattttgtttctttcggtttctttaattttgatttaggAAAAGGGTTAACAAAGaggatttttgtttgttattttggccttgtcTGCCCCTGACGTTAAGTCCCaacttgtaaataaattattgtttattcaacCTCTCTCTGGTTCTGAGACTCTCTTCCTTTTCCTGTTGCGGCTGACCCCTAGCGGTCGTAACACATGCTTAAGTTTAATATTCAGTCTTCCGAAATTcataagtatgagcaatagtaatatggattctttcataatttagcatcTCACTAATTATCAAGAAATATCCGGCTCTCACAAAGTCCAATGCAACTAAACGACAAGAAGACATCAACCCTATTCACAATGAGAATTCTCctagcattaaaaaaacaaaaaaatgaaagggTTCATAGAGATGCACTGTTTTGTTGTGCATGTTTTTCATGGTGTCAGAAGAGTTAGCAGATCTTACTTGTTGCCCAGCTTCTTGCATCTGTCCATCATCTCTGTTAGCAGAACCTTTAAAAGACACATTTTATCACACATTTATCAATCAGAATACTTTAGACTGTTACCAATAAAATATGATCAACATCTACAAAAGCCATCTTTCCAATGCCAAAATGGCACAGAACATGACTGTTTAATGCTGTTCAATGGTgatgaatgtttttaaatgttataagattaatgtatttttaaatagtcTACATACAGTATACAAATGAAAGTCAactaatttaaagaaaaattataaaataattattgttgatCATCAGCAGTGATAATTCACACCCCTACTGTAGAACAGATGCAAGCATTGCACACAACCAAAAATCTAACAGTAGCGCTGTCATCCTTACACATCTCCCAAGCATGCAACAGAACACCTTGCAACTATGGGCAGATGTTTGAGTTATCCTATAGAAATAGTCCATGTCTGACTTTGAATTGAACAAAGGATTAAATGGAAATGAAACAACTAGTCAAGCACTTCCTCTGAGTGGGGTATATGTATGTACCTCTGGTGCTCTGTATGCCACACACTGCAGGATCCAGTGTATAGCAGGAGAATAGAGAGTCAGATAGATGGGAATCTCCACCCGCTGCTGCGCCAGCTGATTCTGCACACTTTCACCATGAATCTGTCGGAAGGAGGCCAGCAGGTCAAAGAAATTCTTATTGAGGCTGTCCTTCAGATGCGGCGCCACCTCCATCCCAacctgagagaaagaaagagagctaGAGTCTCTATGATACGG of Carassius auratus strain Wakin unplaced genomic scaffold, ASM336829v1 scaf_tig00009130, whole genome shotgun sequence contains these proteins:
- the LOC113072483 gene encoding UPF0505 protein C16orf62 homolog isoform X1, which translates into the protein MTPRLLRQTLQDHMTMASVQWHSRARKYEGELQMCRLEVSAVDFSDYHPLKAITVTDSKARRGVRKGSTSSSSSSSSSVVLDPLSSMLDGTDPLSLFAAASQTPAIPHSVSAGELGRKRKEKDEEVGSDFEPWSSKRGEILSRFTTTEKLSINLFMGSDKNKASSPSSAVSEKVRTRLEELDDLEEGSQRELLNLSQQDYVNRIEELNQSLKEAWGSDQKVKALKIVIQCSKLLSDTSVIQFYPSKFVLITDILDTFGGLVYDRIWSMCADPHPLPESFSADDVNDTAKETCLNWFFKIASIRELVPRLYVEAALLKCNRFLTKSGIQETLQRLTAMIRGIGDPLVAVYARAYLCRVGMEVAPHLKDSLNKNFFDLLASFRQIHGESVQNQLAQQRVEIPIYLTLYSPAIHWILQCVAYRAPEVLLTEMMDRCKKLGNNALLLNSVMWAFRAEFVAMRATDFIGMIKDCDEAGFPKHLLFASLGRSLSCADPPESERLSILNEAWKVVTKVRSPRDYINCAEIWVEFTCRHFTKREVNTVLADIIKHMTPDRAFEDAYPQLQSVIKKILPHFQDFSVLFSMEKFLPFLDMFQKDSVRVEVCKSIMEVFIKHQQEATRDPVILNALLHICKTMHDSVNALTLDDEKRSLSLLIIGFIRMVSFGRDFEQQLSFCVEARATFCNLEPVIIHLIHTVNQLAMETRCVMKGNHSRKTAAFVRACAAYSFITIPSLTSIFNRLNLYLLSGEVALANQCLSQADAFLKAAVSLLPEVPRTISIEGKQRSSEPFLLEFINNFFSTLLVVPDHPEQGVLYLVRGLLNMVQDYTWEDNSDAKIRVYISALPLLAAMSQESYLYTIPKVDSNETLYGGDPKFIAEINKLCETLIGQVLDHLKGLGRDEGVRRQGSLAFSLFGCLLAHGDLRNNKLNQLAVNLWNLSHKHGFCDTRTSVRTLEYIKHQAQLADLSHLSDMTTRLSLQSRA
- the LOC113072483 gene encoding UPF0505 protein C16orf62 homolog isoform X2; translation: MCRLEVSAVDFSDYHPLKAITVTDSKARRGVRKGSTSSSSSSSSSVVLDPLSSMLDGTDPLSLFAAASQTPAIPHSVSAGELGRKRKEKDEEVGSDFEPWSSKRGEILSRFTTTEKLSINLFMGSDKNKASSPSSAVSEKVRTRLEELDDLEEGSQRELLNLSQQDYVNRIEELNQSLKEAWGSDQKVKALKIVIQCSKLLSDTSVIQFYPSKFVLITDILDTFGGLVYDRIWSMCADPHPLPESFSADDVNDTAKETCLNWFFKIASIRELVPRLYVEAALLKCNRFLTKSGIQETLQRLTAMIRGIGDPLVAVYARAYLCRVGMEVAPHLKDSLNKNFFDLLASFRQIHGESVQNQLAQQRVEIPIYLTLYSPAIHWILQCVAYRAPEVLLTEMMDRCKKLGNNALLLNSVMWAFRAEFVAMRATDFIGMIKDCDEAGFPKHLLFASLGRSLSCADPPESERLSILNEAWKVVTKVRSPRDYINCAEIWVEFTCRHFTKREVNTVLADIIKHMTPDRAFEDAYPQLQSVIKKILPHFQDFSVLFSMEKFLPFLDMFQKDSVRVEVCKSIMEVFIKHQQEATRDPVILNALLHICKTMHDSVNALTLDDEKRSLSLLIIGFIRMVSFGRDFEQQLSFCVEARATFCNLEPVIIHLIHTVNQLAMETRCVMKGNHSRKTAAFVRACAAYSFITIPSLTSIFNRLNLYLLSGEVALANQCLSQADAFLKAAVSLLPEVPRTISIEGKQRSSEPFLLEFINNFFSTLLVVPDHPEQGVLYLVRGLLNMVQDYTWEDNSDAKIRVYISALPLLAAMSQESYLYTIPKVDSNETLYGGDPKFIAEINKLCETLIGQVLDHLKGLGRDEGVRRQGSLAFSLFGCLLAHGDLRNNKLNQLAVNLWNLSHKHGFCDTRTSVRTLEYIKHQAQLADLSHLSDMTTRLSLQSRA